A window of the Candidatus Gorgyraea atricola genome harbors these coding sequences:
- the folE gene encoding GTP cyclohydrolase I FolE, giving the protein MDKSKIKKAVKMILEAVGDDPNRADLKKTPERVADMYEEIFSGISQDPSKHLEVLLGEKHDEMVLLKGIPLYSVCEHHTLPFVGKAHVAYIPKGGRVTGLSKLARVVDILSKRLQVQERLTTEIADILMKKLRPQGVMVVIEAEHLCMSMRGVKKAGALTVTSAVRGVFKENSKTRSETLALIKS; this is encoded by the coding sequence ATGGATAAAAGCAAGATAAAGAAGGCTGTAAAGATGATTTTGGAGGCAGTGGGGGATGATCCTAATAGGGCGGATCTTAAGAAGACACCTGAGAGGGTCGCTGATATGTACGAGGAGATATTTAGCGGCATCTCACAGGATCCCTCGAAGCACCTGGAAGTGCTTTTAGGCGAGAAGCATGACGAGATGGTGCTTCTTAAGGGTATACCTTTATATAGTGTGTGCGAGCACCATACCTTGCCTTTTGTAGGTAAGGCGCATGTAGCTTATATTCCAAAGGGTGGTAGAGTGACTGGATTGAGTAAATTAGCAAGGGTAGTAGATATTCTTTCCAAAAGACTCCAGGTCCAGGAAAGACTTACCACTGAGATAGCGGATATTTTAATGAAGAAGCTCAGGCCTCAAGGCGTGATGGTGGTGATCGAGGCAGAACACCTCTGCATGAGCATGCGTGGTGTTAAAAAAGCAGGCGCCTTAACAGTCACCAGCGCGGTAAGAGGAGTTTTTAAGGAAAATTCAAAGACCCGCTCAGAAACCCTCGCTTTAATAAAAAGCTAA
- a CDS encoding type II secretion system protein, giving the protein MMRLKTRHGFTLVEIMIVVAIISLLAAIAIPNLLRARHNANEAASIAACRTISTASESFRSAQTPTTYPANLAALSGATPPYIDGGLGGATAAANAKQGYFYTYALVNANQFTCTASPAVSGTTGTRVFFVDESGVIRLTNAAGVPIE; this is encoded by the coding sequence GAGATTAAAAACCAGGCACGGTTTCACGCTCGTAGAAATCATGATAGTCGTCGCAATCATATCTTTATTGGCAGCAATTGCCATACCGAATTTGCTACGAGCAAGGCACAACGCTAACGAAGCAGCATCTATTGCAGCATGCCGAACTATCAGCACTGCATCTGAGAGCTTCCGTTCAGCGCAAACGCCAACCACGTATCCTGCAAACCTGGCAGCACTCAGTGGAGCAACTCCGCCATACATCGATGGAGGACTTGGAGGAGCAACTGCGGCCGCGAATGCAAAGCAAGGGTATTTTTATACCTACGCTCTTGTAAACGCGAACCAGTTTACATGCACTGCTTCACCAGCTGTTAGCGGAACAACAGGTACGCGAGTATTTTTCGTGGATGAGAGCGGCGTTATAAGGTTAACTAATGCTGCTGGCGTACCGATCGAGTAA